The Cololabis saira isolate AMF1-May2022 chromosome 20, fColSai1.1, whole genome shotgun sequence genome includes a window with the following:
- the LOC133420577 gene encoding glycoprotein hormone beta-5-like — MLLHPLSLSLTCVLAAGAVVMCVTMTTPLHSFKGCAVREFSFVAQKPGCKRLHISTEACWGRCHTWERPIPEPPYIHRHHRVCTYSRTRHMTARLPGCQPGVSPLYHYPMALHCHCSICSTQDTECESF; from the exons ATGCTGCTCCATCCCCTCTCCCTGTCCCTCACCTGCGTCCTGGCCGCCGGGGCGGTCGTGATGTGCGTTACCATGACAACGCCGCTGCACAGCTTCAAAGGCTGCGCGGTGCGCGAGTTCTCGTTCGTGGCCCAGAAGCCCGGCTGCAAGAGACTCCACATCAGCACCGAGGCCTGCTGGGGGCGCTGTCACACCTGGGAG AGGCCCATCCCGGAGCCCCCCTACATCCACAGACACCACCGCGTGTGCACCTACAGCCGGACCCGCCACATGACCGCCCGGCTGCCGGGCTGCCAGCCCGGCGTGTCCCCCCTCTACCACTATCCCATGGCCCTGCACTGCCACTGCAGCATCTGCTCCACGCAGGACACCGAATGCGAATCCTTCtga